From the Alloalcanivorax dieselolei B5 genome, one window contains:
- the panC gene encoding pantoate--beta-alanine ligase encodes MHIAETVSATRDAITAWKQAGETVALVPTMGNLHNGHLSLVREARRQADCVVVSVFVNPTQFGPGEDYDAYPRTLDQDSALLREEKADLLFMPSVDEMYPLGSNKTWVSVDDLGDHLCGANRPGHFRGVTTVVSKLFNIVQPDIAVFGEKDFQQLAVIRRMTAELMMPIRIVGAPTDREEDGLARSSRNGFLTAAERPRAALLHQHLEQARNAIATGERDYRALETRLARALGEQGFEVDYFTVADAHTLVPAGPQHRDLVVAAAARLGQPRLIDNVTISLLNT; translated from the coding sequence ATGCATATCGCGGAAACCGTGAGCGCCACCCGCGACGCCATCACCGCCTGGAAACAGGCGGGCGAAACCGTGGCCCTGGTCCCCACCATGGGGAATCTGCATAACGGTCACCTCAGTCTGGTTCGTGAGGCGCGCCGGCAGGCCGACTGCGTGGTGGTCTCGGTCTTCGTCAATCCGACCCAGTTCGGCCCCGGCGAGGACTATGACGCCTACCCGCGCACCCTGGACCAGGACAGCGCACTGCTGCGGGAAGAAAAGGCTGACCTGCTGTTCATGCCCAGCGTAGACGAGATGTATCCCCTGGGCAGCAACAAGACCTGGGTGTCCGTGGACGACCTGGGGGACCATTTGTGCGGCGCCAACCGGCCGGGGCACTTCCGCGGCGTCACCACTGTTGTGAGCAAATTATTTAATATCGTGCAGCCGGATATCGCCGTCTTTGGTGAAAAGGACTTCCAGCAATTGGCGGTGATCCGCCGCATGACGGCGGAATTGATGATGCCGATCCGCATTGTCGGTGCCCCCACCGACCGTGAGGAGGACGGCCTGGCGCGCAGTTCCCGCAATGGTTTCCTGACCGCCGCGGAACGGCCCAGGGCGGCGCTGCTGCACCAGCATCTGGAGCAGGCGCGCAATGCCATCGCCACCGGGGAACGGGATTACCGGGCCCTGGAAACGCGCCTGGCCCGGGCCCTCGGCGAGCAGGGTTTTGAGGTCGATTATTTCACCGTGGCCGATGCCCACACACTGGTCCCGGCGGGCCCGCAACACCGGGATCTGGTGGTCGCCGCCGCCGCCCGGCTGGGACAACCGCGGTTGATCGACAACGTGACGATTTCGTTACTTAACACATAA
- the panD gene encoding aspartate 1-decarboxylase, with translation MQCTMLKAKLHQARITHAELEYEGSCAIDGNLLDMAGILEYEQIQIYNLDNGERFETYAIRAEEGSKIISVNGAAAHKAQPGHRVIICAYASYGSSELINFKPRLIYVGEGNEVKGSSNAIPVQVA, from the coding sequence ATGCAGTGCACCATGCTGAAAGCCAAGCTGCACCAGGCTCGCATTACCCACGCGGAACTGGAGTATGAAGGCTCCTGCGCCATCGATGGCAATCTGCTGGATATGGCCGGCATTCTCGAGTATGAGCAAATCCAGATCTATAATCTGGATAACGGCGAGCGTTTTGAAACTTACGCCATTCGCGCGGAAGAAGGATCCAAGATCATCTCCGTCAATGGTGCCGCCGCCCATAAAGCCCAACCTGGCCATCGCGTGATTATTTGCGCTTACGCCAGCTACGGCAGCTCAGAGCTGATTAACTTCAAGCCGCGGCTGATTTACGTCGGCGAAGGCAACGAAGTCAAAGGCTCCAGCAACGCGATCCCGGTACAAGTCGCCTGA
- the acs gene encoding acetate--CoA ligase, giving the protein MSEHKIHPVPESFKRQTLMDRDTYERWYAQSVDDPETFWAARAEELLHWHTRWDTVSDWDFKEGRAAWFAGGKLNACYNCVDRHLPQRANQTAIIWEGDEPDQDKHISYQELFEQVSKLANVLRGRGVKKGDRVVIYMPMIPEAAYAMLACARIGAIHSVVFGGFSPEALKDRINDADACAVITADEGVRGGRTVPLKQNADKAMNGQSSVHSCVVVQRTGGNVDWNDSRDLWYHEAMAQADPRCEPEWMDSEDPLFTLYTSGSTGKPKGVVHSTAGYLLQSALTHKYVFDYHDGDIYWCTADVGWVTGHSYIVYGPLANGATTLMFEGVPTYPDASRCWQVVDKHKVNIFYTAPTAIRALMGLGDEPVTKTSRQSLKLLGTVGEPINPEAWEWYYKVVGEERCPIVDTWWQTETGAIMIAPLPGAVDLKPGSATLPMFGVQPALMDPDGKELDGATSGNLVIKASWPSQIRTVYGDHQRMIDTYFSAYPGYYFTGDGARRDEDGYYWITGRVDDVLNVSGHRLGTAEIESALVLHKSIAEAAVVGYQHDVKGQGIYAYVSLMAGATGSEELIEELRKLVTEEIGPIAKPDLIHFAPGLPKTRSGKIMRRILRKIAADELDSLGDTSTLADPGVVDQLIETRRNR; this is encoded by the coding sequence ATGTCCGAGCATAAAATCCACCCGGTTCCGGAGTCATTCAAGCGTCAGACCCTCATGGACCGCGACACCTATGAGCGCTGGTACGCACAATCCGTCGACGATCCGGAAACCTTCTGGGCGGCCCGCGCCGAAGAGCTGCTGCACTGGCATACCCGCTGGGATACCGTCAGCGACTGGGATTTCAAGGAAGGTCGCGCGGCCTGGTTCGCCGGTGGCAAACTGAACGCCTGTTACAACTGCGTCGATCGTCATCTGCCGCAACGCGCCAACCAGACCGCCATCATCTGGGAAGGCGACGAGCCGGACCAGGACAAGCACATCAGCTACCAGGAATTGTTCGAGCAGGTCAGCAAGCTGGCCAATGTACTGCGCGGCCGCGGCGTCAAAAAGGGCGACCGGGTGGTGATTTACATGCCCATGATTCCGGAAGCCGCCTACGCCATGCTCGCCTGCGCCCGTATCGGCGCCATCCACTCGGTGGTTTTCGGCGGCTTCTCACCGGAAGCCCTCAAGGACCGTATCAACGATGCTGACGCCTGTGCCGTCATCACCGCCGATGAAGGCGTGCGCGGCGGCCGCACGGTACCGCTGAAACAGAACGCCGACAAAGCGATGAATGGCCAATCCAGCGTCCACAGTTGCGTGGTGGTACAACGCACCGGTGGCAACGTGGATTGGAACGACAGCCGTGACCTCTGGTATCACGAAGCCATGGCGCAGGCTGACCCGCGGTGCGAACCGGAATGGATGGACTCCGAGGATCCGTTGTTCACCCTCTACACCTCCGGCTCCACCGGCAAGCCCAAAGGCGTGGTACACAGCACCGCCGGCTATCTGCTGCAAAGCGCGCTGACCCACAAATACGTATTCGACTATCACGACGGTGACATCTACTGGTGTACCGCCGACGTGGGCTGGGTTACCGGCCACAGCTATATCGTTTATGGTCCGCTGGCCAATGGCGCCACCACCCTGATGTTCGAGGGCGTGCCCACCTACCCGGACGCCTCCCGTTGTTGGCAAGTGGTGGACAAGCACAAAGTAAACATCTTCTACACCGCGCCCACCGCCATTCGCGCGCTGATGGGACTCGGCGACGAGCCCGTCACCAAGACGTCGCGGCAGAGTCTGAAGTTGCTGGGAACGGTGGGCGAGCCGATCAACCCGGAAGCCTGGGAGTGGTACTACAAAGTGGTGGGCGAGGAGCGCTGCCCGATCGTGGACACCTGGTGGCAGACCGAGACCGGCGCCATCATGATCGCCCCGCTACCCGGTGCCGTGGATCTGAAACCGGGCTCCGCCACCCTGCCCATGTTCGGCGTACAGCCGGCCCTGATGGACCCGGACGGCAAGGAGCTGGACGGCGCCACTTCCGGCAACCTGGTGATCAAAGCGAGCTGGCCGAGCCAGATCCGTACCGTTTACGGCGATCATCAGCGCATGATCGACACCTACTTCAGCGCCTATCCGGGTTACTACTTCACCGGTGACGGCGCCCGCCGCGACGAAGACGGCTATTACTGGATCACCGGCCGGGTCGACGACGTATTGAACGTGTCCGGCCACCGCCTCGGCACCGCCGAGATCGAGTCCGCTCTGGTGCTGCACAAGAGCATCGCCGAGGCCGCCGTGGTGGGTTATCAGCACGACGTCAAAGGCCAGGGCATCTACGCCTATGTGTCCTTGATGGCCGGCGCCACGGGCAGCGAGGAGTTGATCGAGGAACTGCGCAAGCTGGTCACCGAGGAAATCGGCCCGATCGCCAAGCCGGATCTGATCCACTTCGCGCCCGGGCTGCCCAAGACCCGTTCCGGCAAAATCATGCGCCGCATCCTGCGCAAGATCGCCGCCGATGAGCTCGACAGCCTGGGGGACACCTCCACTCTGGCGGATCCCGGCGTGGTCGACCAGTTGATCGAAACCCGCCGCAACCGCTAA
- a CDS encoding DHA2 family efflux MFS transporter permease subunit: MTRIEDQRLVTASIMLATVMQVLDTTIANVALPHMQGSLSASTDQITWVLTSYIVACAIMTPAVGFVTSRIGRRQVFLWSVAGFTVASGLCGLSTSLEQMVAFRILQGIFGAALVPLSQAVLLDSYPVEKHGQAMAVWGVGVMVGPILGPTLGGWLTEWYSWRWVFYINLPFGLLAYLGIWLSVPDTEIRKTRFDLTGFALLALAIGAFQLMLDRGEHLKWFGSLEIQIEAVLALAGLYLFVVHSLTHKAPFINMALFRDRNFVTGVVFIFVVGIILLATMALLPPFLQQWKDYPAATTGIVLAPRGLGSMVSMMLVGRLMRTRLDPRALVITGLCLTSLSLYQMAGFTLQVSQSDLIWTGVLQGLGLGLVFVPASALTYATLAPSLRTEGTSLFSLSRNLGSSVGISIMTAMLTRNLWINEQQLGEQLQLKAWIAQGLPMKDLVSGVPAQVYHTLLSQAAEISYMNDFRLLMWINMAAIPLVLLLRRQQPATV, from the coding sequence ATGACGCGTATCGAGGACCAGCGTCTGGTCACCGCCAGTATCATGCTGGCGACGGTGATGCAGGTGCTCGATACCACCATTGCCAATGTGGCCCTGCCACATATGCAGGGCAGCCTCTCCGCCAGCACCGACCAGATTACCTGGGTCCTGACCTCCTACATCGTGGCTTGCGCCATCATGACCCCGGCGGTGGGCTTCGTGACGTCGCGTATCGGCCGGCGCCAGGTGTTCCTGTGGTCGGTGGCCGGGTTTACCGTGGCGTCCGGTCTGTGCGGCCTGTCCACCTCGCTGGAACAGATGGTGGCGTTCCGTATTTTGCAGGGTATCTTCGGCGCGGCCCTGGTGCCGCTGTCCCAGGCGGTGCTACTGGACTCCTATCCGGTGGAAAAGCACGGGCAGGCCATGGCGGTCTGGGGGGTTGGGGTGATGGTCGGGCCAATCCTCGGCCCGACACTGGGAGGCTGGCTGACCGAATGGTACAGCTGGCGCTGGGTGTTCTACATCAACTTGCCGTTTGGCTTGCTGGCCTATCTGGGGATCTGGCTCAGTGTGCCGGACACGGAAATCCGGAAAACCCGATTTGACCTTACCGGTTTTGCCTTGCTCGCTCTGGCCATCGGTGCCTTCCAGTTGATGCTGGACCGGGGCGAACACCTGAAATGGTTTGGCAGTCTTGAGATCCAGATCGAGGCGGTGCTGGCGCTGGCGGGCCTGTATCTGTTCGTGGTGCACTCGCTGACCCATAAAGCGCCTTTTATCAATATGGCGTTGTTTCGGGACCGCAATTTCGTCACCGGTGTGGTGTTCATTTTCGTGGTGGGGATCATCCTGCTCGCCACCATGGCACTGCTGCCGCCGTTTCTGCAGCAGTGGAAGGATTACCCCGCCGCCACCACCGGCATCGTACTGGCCCCCAGAGGGCTCGGGTCGATGGTGTCGATGATGCTGGTGGGGCGTTTGATGCGTACCCGCCTGGATCCCCGGGCCCTGGTGATCACCGGGTTATGTCTGACCAGCCTGTCGTTATATCAGATGGCGGGCTTCACCTTGCAGGTTTCGCAGAGCGATCTGATCTGGACCGGGGTGCTGCAAGGACTGGGGCTTGGCCTGGTGTTCGTGCCGGCCTCCGCGTTGACCTATGCCACCCTGGCGCCTTCGTTGCGGACCGAGGGTACGTCATTGTTCTCCCTTTCCCGCAACCTCGGTTCCAGCGTTGGTATCTCGATCATGACCGCCATGTTGACCCGCAATCTGTGGATCAACGAGCAACAGCTGGGCGAGCAGCTGCAACTGAAGGCCTGGATTGCCCAGGGATTGCCGATGAAGGATCTGGTGTCCGGGGTGCCCGCCCAGGTGTATCACACCCTGTTGAGTCAGGCCGCGGAGATCAGTTACATGAACGATTTCCGCTTGCTTATGTGGATTAATATGGCGGCCATTCCGCTGGTATTGTTACTGCGGCGTCAGCAGCCGGCGACAGTTTAG
- a CDS encoding HlyD family secretion protein — protein sequence MTSIQRTRRLGMGLGLLVAVVLILWLIFGGQRYVSTDNAYIKIDMLSLAANVSGQLVAVNVERNQVVEKGQVLAEVDPRPFRIAVAEARADQQAVRNRILSLRGDYAQATAERDQANRDVSYYRRELQRLQRMRRSSVSEAQLDSARQKLDQARANGSVAEQRLVSLRAQLAGGPDMAVEDHPDYQAATAKLEQAEYDLSQCQVIAPASGIVGGEVPMVGERVNAAVPIISLSKTDTLWVEANLKETQLTRIVPGQTAEVEVDTFPGVKWEAEVISLSPATGSEFALIPPQNASGNWVKVVQRLPVRLRLLPKDGQPILRAGMSAEVSIDTGDEPEQQTAQAQ from the coding sequence GTGACCTCGATACAACGAACCCGCCGTCTGGGCATGGGCTTGGGCTTGCTGGTGGCGGTGGTGCTGATCCTGTGGCTGATTTTTGGCGGCCAGCGCTACGTCAGCACGGATAACGCCTACATCAAGATCGACATGTTGTCCCTGGCCGCCAACGTCAGCGGACAGTTGGTGGCGGTGAACGTGGAACGCAATCAGGTGGTGGAGAAGGGGCAGGTGCTGGCGGAAGTGGACCCCCGGCCGTTTCGCATCGCCGTTGCCGAAGCACGAGCGGATCAGCAAGCGGTGCGCAACCGCATCCTGTCGTTGCGGGGCGATTATGCCCAGGCCACGGCGGAGCGGGATCAGGCCAACCGTGATGTGTCCTATTACCGGCGTGAGCTGCAACGTTTGCAGCGCATGAGGCGCAGTTCGGTGTCCGAGGCACAGTTGGACAGCGCGCGGCAGAAACTGGACCAGGCCCGCGCCAACGGCTCCGTGGCGGAACAGCGTCTGGTCAGCTTGCGGGCGCAACTGGCGGGCGGCCCTGATATGGCGGTGGAGGACCACCCGGATTATCAGGCCGCCACCGCCAAGCTGGAGCAGGCGGAATACGATCTGTCCCAGTGCCAGGTCATCGCCCCGGCCTCCGGCATCGTCGGTGGCGAAGTGCCGATGGTGGGGGAACGGGTGAACGCCGCGGTGCCGATCATTTCCTTGTCGAAGACCGATACGTTGTGGGTGGAAGCGAACCTCAAGGAAACCCAACTGACCCGAATCGTGCCGGGGCAGACAGCGGAAGTGGAAGTGGACACCTTCCCGGGGGTGAAGTGGGAAGCGGAAGTCATCAGTCTGAGTCCGGCCACCGGTTCCGAGTTTGCGCTGATTCCTCCGCAGAATGCCAGCGGCAACTGGGTGAAAGTGGTTCAGCGGCTCCCCGTGCGGCTGCGTTTGTTACCCAAGGATGGCCAGCCGATCCTGCGCGCCGGAATGAGCGCCGAGGTGAGCATCGACACCGGTGACGAGCCGGAGCAACAAACCGCACAGGCGCAGTAA
- a CDS encoding MarR family winged helix-turn-helix transcriptional regulator: MSLNDVARMMRRDFDRRAREQGLSRARWQVLWQLSRRQGLHQAALAEVMDLAPISLTRQVDQLEAEGLVERRPDPSDRRRRLLFLTDQARPALERLKELAEQTRARAFAGLAPADIDTLIRILAAMRANLCDRPDQGD, from the coding sequence ATGAGTCTGAACGATGTGGCGCGCATGATGCGGCGGGACTTCGATCGTCGGGCCCGGGAGCAGGGCCTGAGCCGGGCGCGCTGGCAGGTGCTCTGGCAGCTTTCCCGGCGGCAGGGCCTGCATCAGGCCGCCCTTGCCGAAGTGATGGATCTGGCGCCCATCTCGCTGACCCGCCAAGTGGACCAGTTGGAAGCGGAAGGCCTGGTGGAGCGGCGCCCGGATCCGTCCGATCGACGGCGCCGGTTGTTGTTTCTGACCGACCAGGCCCGGCCAGCGCTGGAACGATTGAAGGAACTGGCCGAACAAACCCGTGCGCGGGCTTTTGCGGGATTGGCGCCTGCGGATATCGACACGCTCATCCGGATTCTGGCCGCCATGCGTGCCAACTTGTGTGATCGCCCGGACCAGGGAGACTAG
- a CDS encoding Na+/H+ antiporter family protein: MLTNAVVISVLVLMGLSLARLNVVLALVCAALTAGLFSGLPLNDTLNLFTEGLGGGAPIALSYALLGAFAVGIARSGVTEWLAARLIRRLGSTPDPGQLRRLRNLIILVLLGAAVISQNLIPVHIAFIPILVPPLLGVMARLRLDRRLAACVLTFGLITPYMVLPVGFGSLFLYKQLEPSLAQAGLDLAKEQIPQAMLLPAGGMVAGLLLALWRFRKPRDYRPVTLPGEDHQARLSPRTLVVAALALGSAVSLQLLTDSIVLGALAGFLLFTAGGVVPWRESQDAFTQGVKMMSLIGFIMIAANGYAAVVKGSGQVPLLVEAVTGQLNSPGVAAAGLLLLGLFITLGIGSSFSTIPIIATLYVPLCLALGFSPLATAALVGSAAALGDAGSPASDSTLGPTAGLNADGQHDHIRDTVMPTFVFYNLPLLVAGWTAAMVL, translated from the coding sequence ATGCTGACCAATGCGGTGGTGATATCGGTTCTGGTTCTGATGGGCCTGAGCCTGGCACGCCTGAATGTGGTTCTGGCGCTGGTATGCGCCGCCCTCACCGCCGGCCTGTTCAGCGGCCTGCCCCTGAATGACACCCTGAACCTGTTCACCGAAGGGCTGGGCGGCGGCGCTCCGATTGCTCTCAGCTACGCTTTACTGGGCGCCTTCGCGGTGGGCATCGCCCGATCCGGCGTCACCGAATGGCTGGCGGCACGGCTGATCCGCCGTCTCGGCAGCACCCCCGATCCCGGGCAACTGCGGCGGCTGCGCAACCTGATTATTCTGGTCCTGCTGGGCGCCGCGGTCATCAGCCAGAATCTGATCCCCGTGCACATCGCCTTCATCCCCATCCTGGTGCCGCCCCTGCTCGGCGTCATGGCCCGGCTCAGGTTGGACCGGCGGCTGGCCGCCTGTGTGCTGACGTTCGGCCTGATCACACCCTACATGGTGCTGCCGGTGGGTTTTGGCAGTCTGTTTCTCTACAAACAGCTGGAACCCAGCCTGGCCCAGGCCGGTCTCGATCTGGCAAAGGAGCAAATCCCCCAGGCCATGCTGCTGCCGGCCGGCGGCATGGTGGCGGGCCTGCTCCTGGCGCTGTGGAGGTTTCGCAAACCCCGGGATTATCGGCCGGTAACCTTGCCCGGCGAAGACCATCAGGCACGGTTATCCCCGCGTACGCTTGTGGTGGCGGCGCTCGCGCTGGGCAGCGCGGTGAGCCTGCAACTGCTCACCGACTCCATTGTGCTGGGCGCACTGGCCGGCTTTCTGCTGTTCACCGCGGGGGGCGTGGTGCCCTGGCGGGAATCCCAGGACGCCTTCACTCAAGGCGTGAAGATGATGTCCTTGATCGGCTTCATCATGATCGCCGCCAACGGCTACGCGGCGGTGGTGAAAGGGAGCGGGCAGGTACCGTTGCTGGTGGAGGCCGTCACCGGCCAATTGAACAGTCCCGGCGTGGCGGCGGCGGGCCTGTTGCTGCTGGGGTTATTCATCACCCTCGGCATCGGCTCCTCGTTCTCCACCATCCCGATTATCGCCACCTTGTATGTGCCACTGTGTCTGGCGCTGGGATTTTCCCCTCTGGCCACCGCGGCCCTGGTAGGCAGCGCGGCGGCACTCGGAGACGCCGGCTCACCGGCCTCGGATTCAACGCTGGGCCCCACAGCGGGGCTCAACGCCGACGGCCAGCATGACCATATCCGGGACACCGTGATGCCAACCTTTGTGTTCTATAACCTGCCATTACTGGTGGCGGGCTGGACCGCCGCCATGGTGTTGTAG
- the pnp gene encoding polyribonucleotide nucleotidyltransferase, whose product MFNIVRKEIQYGADTVVLETGQIARQATAAVMVTIGDTQVLVTVVGKKEADPGKGFFPLTVNYQEKTYSTGRIPGGFLKREGRPSEKETLTCRLIDRPIRPLFPNGFMNEVQIVATVMSSNKNQDPDIAAMIGTSAALAISGIPFNGPIGAARVGFKDGMYLLNPSYSELEDSLLNLVVAGTEPAVLMVESEAQELSEDQMLGAVLYGHQEMQTVIQGIKAFAQEVGAPAWEWQAPAENAELKAAIKAKYEGALAEAYTITEKQARYTKVGELRDACVAEFVTDDENSPEAGEVKSLFGKIEKNVVREGVLSGKSRIDGRALDQVRAIDCKVGFLNKTHGSALFTRGETQAIVTATLGGMRDAQFIDALEGSRQDHFMLQYNFPPYCVGETGMIGSPKRREIGHGRLARRGVEAVVPNEKDFPYTIRVVSEITESNGSSSMASVCGTSMALMDAGVPLSAPVAGIAMGLVKEEDGRFAVLSDILGDEDHLGDMDFKVAGTERGVTALQMDIKIEGITEEIMEKALEQAQRGRLHILGEMAKAISVSRDEVSDNAPTLLTMKINSEKIRDVIGKGGAVIRALTEETSCTIDIEDDGSIKIYGETREAALEAQRRIEEITAEAEVDKIYEGEVTRVVDFGAFVRIMPGTEGLLHISQIAEERVEKVSDYVKEGDVIRVKVLDVDQRGRIKLSMKEAKEG is encoded by the coding sequence ATGTTCAATATAGTGCGCAAAGAGATTCAATACGGCGCGGATACCGTGGTGCTGGAAACCGGGCAAATCGCCCGTCAGGCCACCGCCGCCGTTATGGTCACCATCGGTGACACCCAGGTCCTGGTGACCGTGGTAGGCAAGAAAGAAGCGGATCCCGGTAAGGGCTTTTTCCCGTTGACCGTGAACTACCAGGAAAAAACCTATTCCACCGGCCGTATTCCCGGTGGATTTCTCAAGCGTGAAGGTCGTCCCAGCGAGAAGGAGACCCTCACCTGCCGCCTGATCGATCGCCCGATCCGGCCGCTGTTCCCCAACGGTTTCATGAACGAAGTGCAGATCGTTGCCACCGTCATGTCCTCCAACAAGAACCAGGATCCGGACATCGCCGCCATGATCGGCACTTCCGCCGCTCTGGCCATTTCCGGTATTCCGTTCAACGGCCCGATCGGCGCCGCCCGGGTGGGCTTCAAGGACGGTATGTACCTGCTCAACCCCAGCTACTCCGAGCTGGAAGATTCCCTGCTCAACTTGGTGGTGGCGGGTACCGAGCCGGCCGTGCTGATGGTGGAGTCCGAAGCCCAGGAGCTGAGCGAGGACCAGATGCTGGGCGCCGTGCTTTACGGCCACCAGGAAATGCAAACCGTTATCCAGGGCATCAAGGCATTTGCCCAGGAAGTGGGCGCCCCGGCTTGGGAGTGGCAGGCGCCGGCGGAAAACGCCGAGCTGAAAGCCGCGATCAAAGCCAAGTACGAAGGCGCCCTGGCCGAGGCGTACACCATCACCGAAAAGCAGGCGCGCTACACCAAGGTGGGTGAGCTGCGTGACGCTTGCGTGGCCGAGTTCGTCACTGACGACGAGAACAGCCCGGAAGCCGGCGAAGTGAAAAGCCTGTTCGGCAAGATCGAGAAGAACGTGGTGCGTGAAGGGGTATTGTCCGGTAAATCACGTATCGACGGTCGCGCCCTGGATCAGGTTCGCGCGATTGACTGTAAAGTCGGTTTTCTCAACAAAACCCATGGTTCCGCCCTGTTTACCCGTGGTGAGACCCAGGCCATCGTTACCGCCACCCTGGGTGGTATGCGTGATGCCCAGTTCATCGACGCTCTGGAAGGTTCCCGTCAGGACCACTTCATGCTGCAGTACAACTTCCCCCCGTACTGCGTGGGCGAAACCGGCATGATCGGCTCTCCCAAGCGCCGTGAGATCGGTCACGGCCGTCTCGCCCGTCGCGGTGTGGAAGCGGTGGTGCCGAACGAGAAGGATTTCCCTTACACCATCCGGGTGGTCTCCGAGATCACCGAGTCCAACGGCTCCTCCTCCATGGCCAGTGTGTGTGGCACCTCCATGGCGCTGATGGACGCTGGTGTGCCTCTGAGCGCCCCGGTGGCCGGTATCGCCATGGGCCTGGTGAAGGAAGAGGACGGCCGTTTCGCGGTGTTGTCCGACATCCTCGGTGACGAGGACCACCTGGGTGACATGGACTTCAAAGTGGCCGGGACCGAGCGCGGCGTGACCGCGCTGCAGATGGATATCAAGATCGAGGGCATCACCGAAGAGATCATGGAGAAAGCGCTGGAGCAAGCTCAGCGCGGCCGACTGCATATCCTCGGCGAAATGGCCAAGGCGATCTCCGTGTCCCGTGACGAGGTTTCCGACAATGCGCCGACCCTGCTCACCATGAAGATCAATTCGGAGAAAATCCGCGATGTGATCGGTAAAGGTGGCGCGGTGATCCGGGCTCTGACCGAGGAAACCAGCTGTACCATCGACATCGAGGACGACGGCAGCATCAAGATCTACGGCGAGACCCGCGAAGCGGCCCTGGAAGCGCAGCGCCGCATCGAGGAAATCACCGCCGAGGCCGAAGTGGACAAAATCTACGAAGGCGAAGTGACCCGTGTGGTGGATTTCGGTGCTTTCGTGCGCATCATGCCCGGTACCGAAGGGCTTCTGCACATTTCCCAGATCGCCGAAGAACGTGTGGAGAAGGTCTCCGATTACGTGAAGGAAGGGGATGTGATCCGGGTGAAAGTGCTGGATGTGGACCAGCGTGGCCGCATCAAGCTGTCCATGAAGGAAGCGAAAGAAGGCTGA
- the rpsO gene encoding 30S ribosomal protein S15: MALSVEKKAEILKEFGRKEGDSGSPEVQVALLTENINQLQGHFKAHNKDHHSRRGLIRMVNQRRKLLDYLAGKDRSRYLQLIERLGLRR; this comes from the coding sequence ATGGCTTTGAGCGTCGAAAAGAAAGCGGAAATCCTGAAGGAATTCGGTCGTAAGGAAGGGGACTCTGGTTCCCCGGAAGTGCAGGTTGCCCTGCTGACCGAGAACATCAACCAGCTGCAGGGTCACTTCAAGGCCCACAACAAGGACCACCACAGCCGTCGTGGTCTGATCCGCATGGTTAACCAGCGCCGTAAGCTGCTGGATTACCTGGCTGGCAAGGATCGTAGCCGCTACCTGCAGTTGATCGAGCGTCTGGGGCTGCGTCGCTAA
- the truB gene encoding tRNA pseudouridine(55) synthase TruB, protein MGKRRRGGRPLNGILLLDKADGVTSNGALQMAKRMFAAAKAGHTGSLDPLATGMLPVCFGEATKFSQFLLDADKRYRVTARLGVTTETGDADGEVVETRPVSVTEAQVLTALDRFLGEIEQVPSMYSAIKHNGTPLYKLAREGITVERAPRRVTIHEIREARLDGEDLTFEVACSKGTYVRSLVEDLGAVLGCGGHVIALRRLSAGPYPEERMITLEQLGLLKEQGGFEAIDDLLLPLSTSVADWPRVNLGDNAAYYLRQGQPVMASDRPAEGWVSLYQASTEQFLGVGEVLEDGRIAPRRLVSE, encoded by the coding sequence GTGGGAAAACGACGCCGCGGAGGCCGTCCTCTGAATGGTATCTTGTTGTTGGACAAAGCCGATGGCGTGACCAGCAACGGTGCTTTGCAAATGGCCAAGCGCATGTTTGCCGCGGCCAAGGCCGGGCACACCGGTAGCCTGGATCCGCTCGCCACCGGCATGTTGCCGGTGTGCTTCGGTGAGGCAACCAAATTCAGTCAGTTTCTGCTCGACGCGGATAAACGCTACCGGGTCACCGCCCGTCTTGGCGTGACCACGGAAACCGGCGACGCCGACGGTGAGGTGGTGGAAACCCGCCCGGTATCGGTCACCGAAGCTCAGGTTCTGACCGCGCTGGACCGCTTCCTGGGAGAAATCGAGCAGGTGCCGAGTATGTACTCGGCGATCAAGCACAATGGCACACCGCTGTATAAGCTGGCGCGGGAAGGTATTACCGTTGAGCGCGCGCCGCGCCGGGTGACCATTCACGAAATTCGCGAGGCGCGCCTGGATGGCGAGGACCTGACGTTCGAGGTGGCCTGTTCCAAGGGCACTTATGTGCGCTCCCTGGTGGAAGACCTGGGTGCGGTGCTTGGCTGCGGTGGCCACGTGATCGCCCTGCGGCGCCTGTCCGCTGGCCCCTATCCGGAGGAACGGATGATTACCCTGGAGCAGTTGGGGCTGCTCAAGGAGCAGGGTGGATTCGAGGCAATTGATGATTTGCTCTTGCCTTTATCCACCAGCGTGGCAGACTGGCCGCGCGTCAATCTGGGTGACAACGCGGCGTATTATCTGCGCCAGGGCCAGCCGGTGATGGCCAGTGACCGCCCGGCCGAGGGCTGGGTCAGTCTTTATCAGGCTTCCACGGAGCAGTTCCTGGGGGTCGGAGAAGTACTGGAGGATGGGCGAATAGCGCCTCGTCGTCTGGTATCGGAGTGA